Genomic window (Schlesneria paludicola DSM 18645):
ACCGCGATTTCGATCAGTGATCCGGCATTACGGAACAAGAACGGGATCTGGTCGACAAAGCTCGTCACGTGGTCGAGGACGTTTGTCAGGTCCAGATTCTCCACGATCGATTCACCGATCATGCGCAATGATCCGGCGATCGAGTCTTGGAACGTGGACCACTTGCCGGCCAGTGATCCCGCCTGGCGTTCGGTCATGCCATAGAAACGGCCGCCTTCTGATGTGGCGGCCTCGAAGGCTCCAGCAACTTCCTTTGCCGAAATTCCGCCCGCTTCCATCCGGGCCTTCAAATCTCGCATCGACTCGCCGGTCTCTTTGGCGATCTCCTGGAGCGGGTTGAAACCTGCGTTAATGAACTGGTTCAGGTCACCGCCCATCAGTCGACCGGTCGCTGACATTTGACCGAAAGCGGTCGACAGCCCGGCGAACTTTTCCATGTCGCCGGCTGCCACGTCGCCCAACATCGAAATCGTCGGCAGGATCTTCTCGGCGCTGATGCCGTAGTTCAGCAACTTCTGCGCGGCCTGGTTCGTTCCGGCGACGTCGAACGGGCTTCGTTCGGAGTATGCCTTCAGGTCCGCAAGCAATGATTTCGCGTGGTCGACAGAACCGAGCATGACCTCAAACGCGATCTGCGTCTGTTCGGCATCGGCAGCAAGTTTGACGCCCCAGCCGATCGAGGCCAGTGCGCCACCAGCTCCGAGCATGCCACCGATTTGGCCGACCACGCCCAGGGCCGAGGTGCCCATCGACGCGAGAGTTCCGCGCGTGGAGTTGGCCGCCTGGTTGAATTGGCGGTTGTCCATCTGCAGACCGATAACGATGTCGCCCAGGCTGGCCATGCGGTGAATCCCTTCACCACATGGCCGTTTGCTGCGCTCGAGAGAAACAAAACACCGTTCAGGACTGTGCTGAGCCAGTTCCGAACGGCGCTAGTTACCCTTGTTCGGCT
Coding sequences:
- a CDS encoding tape measure protein, which translates into the protein MASLGDIVIGLQMDNRQFNQAANSTRGTLASMGTSALGVVGQIGGMLGAGGALASIGWGVKLAADAEQTQIAFEVMLGSVDHAKSLLADLKAYSERSPFDVAGTNQAAQKLLNYGISAEKILPTISMLGDVAAGDMEKFAGLSTAFGQMSATGRLMGGDLNQFINAGFNPLQEIAKETGESMRDLKARMEAGGISAKEVAGAFEAATSEGGRFYGMTERQAGSLAGKWSTFQDSIAGSLRMIGESIVENLDLTNVLDHVTSFVDQIPFLFRNAGSLIEIAVLDWQIYLYEFVPAAEAVMTQVGAGLNATWEGSKAMFDAFVKNLIAGLKEIKNLALATWESIKAGIAAIGSGKNP